One Bacteroidia bacterium genomic window carries:
- the rpoB gene encoding DNA-directed RNA polymerase subunit beta encodes MKDTIKTSRISFAEDENALAYPDFLEVQVQSFHDFFQLETSPDQRINEGLYKVFTENFPITDARNLFVLEFLDYFIDPPKYSVEECIERGLTYNVALKAKLKLYCTDEEHEDFETIVQDVYLGTIPYMSDRGTFIINGSERIIVSQLHRSPGVFFSQSFHTNGSRLYSARVIPFKGSWMEFATDVNNVMFSYIDRRKKFPVTTLLRAIGFESDKDILEIFGLSEEVAVSKTKLKSVLGRKLAARVLRKWIEDFVDEDTGEVVSIERNEIILERDTVLQEDHIDLILNASVKSVILHREDTDAGEYEIIYNTLQKDPSNSGKEALEHIYRQLRNADPPDEETARGIIDRLFFSDKRYDLGDVGRYRINKKLGLTISSDVRVLTTEDIISIIKYLIRLSNAKTDVDDIDHLSNRRVRTVGEQLYTQFGVGLARMARTIRERMNVRDNEVFTPTDLINSRTLSSVINSFFGTNQLSQFMDQTNPLAEITHKRRLSALGPGGLSRERAGFEVRDVHYTHYGRLCTIETPEGPNIGLISSLSVYAKINSMGFIETPYREVQQGVVQTTGTVHYLSAEEEDDKIIAQANAPLEEDGKFTNDKVKVRQGGEFLIVDDKQVHFMDVSPNQIVSIAASLIPFLEHDDANRALMGSNMQRQAVPLLRPEAPFVGTGIEGRIARDSRMLATAEHDGVVEYADSAKIIVRYDKSEEEQLLDFEGDTKTYDLIKFRRTNQNTAINLKPIVKKGDRVSAGQILVDGFATEKGELALGRNLMVAFMPWQGYNFEDAIVISERVVREDLFTSIHVQEYELDVRDTKRGTEEFTDDIPNVSEEATKNLDENGLIRIGAEIREGDILIGKITPKGETEPSPEEKLLRAIFGEKAGDVKDVSLRVPPSVTGYVIKKQLFERAKKDKSSKDKDKALLVKLEAEYSKNIASIKDMLVEKLMTVLSNKTTKGIKNIYGEELIPKGSKFNQKLLAKIDYSLVDPNDWTTDENKNGLVKRLLMNYKRKVNEEVGRFKRRQFAITIGDELPAGVLKLAKVYIAQKRKLKVGDKMAGRHGNKGVVAKIVPQEDMPFLEDGSPVDIVLNPLGVPSRMNLGQIYESVLAWAGKKLGVKFATPIFDGASIDEINGYIKDAKLPQHGKTYLFDGMSGERFDQPTTVGVIYMLKLIHMIDDKMHARSIGPYSLITQQPLGGKSQFGGQRFGEMEVWALEAFGASNILQEVLTVKSDDIIGRAKTYEAIVKGDNLPDPGIPESFNVLIHELKGLALQLNLD; translated from the coding sequence TTGAAAGACACTATAAAAACCAGCAGAATAAGCTTCGCTGAAGATGAAAATGCGCTTGCTTATCCTGACTTTCTTGAGGTACAGGTACAGTCGTTCCACGACTTTTTTCAATTAGAAACCAGTCCTGACCAAAGAATTAACGAAGGGTTATATAAAGTATTTACCGAGAATTTCCCCATCACAGATGCACGAAACCTGTTCGTTCTGGAATTTCTCGATTATTTTATTGATCCTCCTAAATATTCAGTGGAAGAATGCATTGAACGCGGACTTACATATAATGTAGCGCTCAAGGCAAAGCTGAAGCTATATTGCACAGATGAAGAACACGAGGATTTTGAAACCATCGTGCAGGATGTATATTTAGGTACCATCCCTTATATGTCCGACCGAGGTACTTTCATTATCAATGGTTCTGAAAGGATCATCGTTTCTCAACTCCACAGGTCTCCGGGAGTATTTTTCAGCCAGAGCTTCCATACCAACGGTTCCCGGCTTTATTCCGCACGGGTCATTCCTTTCAAGGGATCATGGATGGAATTTGCCACGGACGTCAATAACGTGATGTTTTCCTATATTGACAGAAGGAAAAAGTTCCCGGTCACCACGCTTCTCCGCGCTATCGGTTTCGAATCTGATAAAGACATTCTTGAGATCTTTGGTCTCTCAGAAGAGGTGGCGGTTTCTAAGACCAAACTCAAATCGGTATTGGGGCGTAAACTTGCAGCAAGGGTTCTTAGGAAATGGATTGAGGATTTTGTGGATGAAGATACCGGTGAGGTAGTTTCAATAGAAAGAAATGAGATTATCCTTGAGCGCGACACGGTGCTGCAGGAAGATCATATTGATCTGATCCTGAACGCAAGTGTCAAATCCGTAATTCTTCACAGGGAAGACACAGATGCCGGTGAATATGAGATCATTTATAATACGCTTCAAAAGGATCCTTCCAATTCCGGAAAAGAAGCGTTGGAGCATATTTATCGCCAGCTCAGAAATGCTGATCCACCGGATGAGGAAACCGCCCGCGGTATTATTGACAGGCTGTTTTTTAGCGACAAACGCTATGACCTGGGTGATGTAGGCCGTTACCGGATCAATAAAAAACTTGGGCTCACAATTTCCTCGGATGTACGGGTACTCACCACAGAGGACATCATTTCGATCATAAAATACCTGATCCGCTTAAGCAATGCAAAGACGGATGTTGACGATATTGACCACCTGAGCAACAGGCGGGTAAGAACCGTGGGCGAGCAGCTCTACACCCAGTTTGGAGTGGGCCTGGCGCGTATGGCAAGAACCATTCGTGAAAGGATGAACGTTCGCGACAACGAAGTATTTACGCCCACAGACCTGATCAATTCCAGGACGCTTTCCTCGGTCATTAATTCATTTTTCGGAACCAACCAGCTCAGCCAGTTCATGGATCAAACCAATCCGCTGGCAGAAATTACGCACAAGAGAAGACTTTCTGCCCTCGGGCCAGGTGGACTTTCGCGTGAGCGCGCAGGTTTTGAAGTGCGTGATGTTCACTATACACACTATGGCCGCCTCTGTACCATCGAAACACCGGAAGGTCCGAATATCGGTTTGATCTCCTCACTCTCCGTATATGCAAAGATCAATAGCATGGGCTTTATTGAGACGCCCTATCGCGAAGTGCAGCAAGGCGTAGTTCAGACCACAGGAACTGTACATTATCTCAGTGCTGAGGAGGAGGATGATAAGATCATCGCACAGGCAAACGCTCCGCTGGAAGAAGATGGCAAGTTTACCAACGATAAAGTAAAAGTACGCCAGGGAGGTGAATTCCTGATTGTTGACGACAAGCAGGTTCATTTCATGGACGTGTCTCCAAACCAGATCGTTTCCATCGCGGCTTCGCTTATCCCTTTCCTGGAACATGATGATGCCAACCGTGCGCTCATGGGTAGTAACATGCAACGGCAGGCCGTGCCATTGCTCCGTCCTGAAGCTCCATTTGTAGGTACTGGTATTGAAGGCCGCATTGCGCGTGATTCCAGAATGTTGGCTACAGCCGAACATGATGGCGTGGTGGAATATGCCGATTCAGCCAAGATCATTGTACGATATGATAAAAGTGAAGAAGAGCAATTGCTCGATTTTGAGGGTGATACAAAAACCTATGATCTGATTAAATTCAGGAGAACCAACCAGAACACCGCAATTAACCTCAAGCCAATTGTCAAAAAAGGTGACCGGGTTTCAGCAGGCCAGATTCTGGTGGATGGTTTTGCTACCGAAAAAGGAGAGTTGGCACTTGGCCGTAACCTGATGGTGGCCTTTATGCCCTGGCAGGGTTACAACTTTGAAGATGCAATTGTAATATCCGAACGCGTGGTGCGTGAGGATCTCTTCACCTCTATCCATGTTCAGGAATATGAATTAGATGTTCGGGATACAAAGCGAGGGACCGAAGAATTCACGGATGACATTCCCAATGTTAGCGAAGAAGCCACAAAAAATCTGGACGAAAACGGATTGATCCGTATTGGTGCGGAAATAAGAGAAGGCGATATTCTCATCGGCAAAATCACTCCGAAAGGTGAAACAGAACCATCTCCTGAAGAAAAACTACTGCGTGCTATTTTTGGTGAAAAGGCAGGTGATGTTAAGGATGTTTCTCTGAGAGTGCCTCCTTCCGTTACAGGGTATGTTATTAAAAAACAACTTTTTGAGCGGGCTAAAAAGGATAAAAGCTCCAAAGACAAGGACAAAGCACTCTTGGTAAAGCTTGAGGCCGAATACTCAAAAAATATTGCTTCCATCAAGGATATGCTGGTGGAGAAGCTGATGACCGTGCTGAGCAATAAAACCACTAAGGGCATCAAGAATATTTATGGTGAAGAATTAATTCCAAAAGGATCAAAATTCAACCAAAAATTACTGGCTAAAATTGATTATTCGCTTGTTGATCCAAACGACTGGACTACAGATGAAAACAAGAACGGGTTGGTAAAAAGGTTGTTGATGAACTATAAGCGGAAAGTGAATGAAGAAGTGGGCCGCTTTAAGAGAAGACAGTTCGCCATTACGATAGGAGATGAACTCCCTGCTGGAGTATTGAAACTTGCGAAAGTTTATATAGCGCAGAAGCGGAAGCTGAAGGTAGGCGATAAAATGGCAGGCCGACATGGAAACAAAGGTGTGGTTGCCAAGATAGTTCCGCAGGAAGATATGCCGTTCCTTGAGGACGGATCTCCGGTGGATATCGTGCTGAACCCGTTGGGTGTACCTTCCCGGATGAACCTGGGGCAGATCTACGAATCAGTCCTGGCCTGGGCCGGTAAAAAGCTGGGAGTAAAATTCGCTACTCCGATTTTTGATGGAGCTTCTATTGATGAGATCAATGGATACATTAAGGATGCGAAACTGCCGCAACACGGGAAAACGTATCTCTTTGACGGAATGAGTGGTGAGCGCTTTGATCAGCCCACAACGGTCGGTGTGATTTATATGCTTAAGCTCATCCACATGATAGATGATAAGATGCACGCCCGCTCTATCGGACCGTACTCACTCATTACGCAACAGCCACTTGGCGGTAAAAGCCAGTTTGGTGGACAGCGTTTCGGTGAAATGGAGGTGTGGGCGCTAGAAGCATTTGGTGCCTCTAACATCTTGCAGGAAGTGCTTACCGTTAAATCTGACGACATTATCGGCAGAGCTAAAACATACGAGGCCATCGTGAAGGGCGATAATCTTCCCGATCCTGGTATTCCTGAGTCTTTCAATGTACTTATCCACGAACTGAAAGGACTGGCACTTCAACTTAACTTAGATTAA
- the rplL gene encoding 50S ribosomal protein L7/L12, with translation MADVKEIADQLVNLTVKEVNELAQILKDEHGIEPAAAPVAVAAGAGGGEAAEAAVQTEFDVILKAPGGAKLNVVKLVKELTGLGLKEAKELVDNAPRPVKEGVAKDEAESVKAKLEEAGAEVEVK, from the coding sequence ATGGCAGACGTTAAAGAAATAGCAGATCAACTTGTGAATCTGACTGTCAAAGAAGTTAACGAATTGGCGCAAATCCTGAAAGATGAGCATGGTATTGAGCCTGCCGCAGCCCCGGTTGCAGTAGCTGCCGGTGCAGGTGGTGGCGAAGCGGCTGAAGCAGCCGTGCAGACTGAATTCGATGTCATTCTTAAGGCACCAGGAGGCGCAAAGCTGAATGTAGTTAAGCTTGTTAAAGAACTTACCGGTCTTGGTCTCAAGGAGGCTAAAGAATTGGTAGACAATGCACCCAGGCCCGTGAAAGAAGGCGTAGCCAAAGACGAAGCAGAAAGTGTTAAAGCTAAATTAGAAGAAGCAGGGGCCGAGGTTGAAGTTAAATAA
- the rplJ gene encoding 50S ribosomal protein L10: MKKEDKYTIVQELSEQLQENKNFYIADISTLPVNTSNDFRKKAIEKGISIRMVKNTLIKKALEKANIEIEGLSDALVGPSALIFSENVNAPARVIKEFRRDKEKPSVKAAYIEESLYLGDDQIEALISLKSKEELIADVIALLQSPIKNVISGLTGQGQKIAGILKTLSEKEE, encoded by the coding sequence ATGAAAAAGGAAGATAAATACACGATTGTTCAGGAACTAAGTGAACAATTACAAGAGAATAAGAACTTTTACATCGCGGACATTTCCACCCTTCCGGTGAATACTTCGAATGATTTCAGAAAGAAAGCCATTGAAAAGGGTATTTCGATTCGAATGGTAAAGAATACACTTATCAAGAAAGCACTGGAAAAAGCGAACATAGAAATAGAAGGCTTGTCTGATGCGCTGGTAGGCCCCTCTGCCCTGATTTTTTCTGAGAACGTAAATGCCCCGGCAAGAGTCATCAAAGAATTCAGAAGGGATAAGGAGAAGCCATCTGTTAAAGCAGCCTACATTGAAGAATCACTTTATCTGGGAGATGATCAGATAGAAGCATTGATCAGTCTGAAGTCAAAAGAAGAACTCATTGCAGATGTTATTGCACTGCTGCAATCTCCGATAAAGAATGTCATCAGCGGGCTTACAGGCCAGGGACAGAAAATCGCTGGAATCCTTAAGACTCTTTCCGAGAAAGAGGAATAA
- the rplA gene encoding 50S ribosomal protein L1, translated as MVKLTKKYKEAVSKVEQNKAYDLEKASGLLKDITFTKFDAAVDLDIRLGVDPRKANQMVRGTVALPHGIGKEVRILALATGDKEKEAKEAGADHAGLDEFLQKIEQGWLDFDVIVTTPDVMPKIGRYGKILGPRGLMPNPKSGTVTMDLAKTITEIKAGKIDFKVDRYGIVHATIGRVSFTPDKIFENAKELLQTISRLKPSASKGTYFKSITMSSTMSPGISIDAKSVPGI; from the coding sequence ATGGTTAAGCTGACGAAAAAATATAAAGAAGCAGTTTCTAAGGTTGAGCAGAATAAAGCTTATGATCTGGAAAAAGCATCCGGACTTTTAAAGGACATTACCTTCACGAAGTTTGACGCGGCTGTTGATCTGGATATCCGGCTTGGGGTAGACCCGAGGAAGGCCAATCAAATGGTGCGCGGCACGGTGGCTCTCCCACATGGAATTGGTAAGGAGGTCAGGATCCTGGCGCTTGCTACAGGAGATAAGGAAAAGGAAGCAAAAGAGGCCGGAGCGGACCATGCCGGACTTGATGAATTCCTGCAAAAAATTGAACAGGGATGGCTCGATTTTGATGTAATCGTTACCACTCCGGATGTTATGCCTAAAATAGGCCGCTATGGAAAGATACTTGGTCCAAGAGGACTGATGCCAAACCCCAAAAGCGGGACCGTAACCATGGATCTGGCTAAAACTATTACAGAGATCAAAGCTGGTAAGATTGATTTTAAAGTTGACCGTTATGGAATCGTTCATGCCACCATAGGACGGGTATCCTTTACTCCTGATAAGATCTTTGAAAATGCAAAGGAATTGCTTCAAACTATTTCAAGGCTGAAGCCCTCTGCGTCAAAGGGTACTTATTTTAAATCTATCACAATGAGCAGCACCATGAGCCCAGGTATTTCAATAGACGCTAAGTCAGTACCCGGTATATAA
- the rplK gene encoding 50S ribosomal protein L11, with translation MAKEVTGFVKLQIRGGAANPSPPVGPALGAKGVNIMEFCKAFNARTQENQGKLLPVVITVYADKSFDFIIKTPPVASQLLEATKIKKGSAEPNRLKVTSVSWNQVKVIAEEKMPDLNTAKVESAMRMVAGTARSMGITVSGTPPWNK, from the coding sequence ATGGCTAAAGAAGTAACAGGTTTTGTGAAACTACAAATCCGGGGCGGAGCAGCCAACCCTTCTCCCCCGGTAGGTCCGGCATTGGGCGCGAAAGGCGTGAACATAATGGAGTTCTGCAAGGCTTTTAATGCCCGTACTCAGGAAAATCAAGGGAAACTGTTACCGGTAGTGATTACAGTATATGCTGATAAGTCATTTGACTTCATCATTAAGACACCACCGGTTGCTTCCCAACTTTTGGAAGCAACAAAAATCAAAAAGGGTTCTGCCGAACCCAACCGGCTTAAAGTGACCTCCGTAAGCTGGAATCAGGTGAAAGTTATTGCTGAAGAGAAAATGCCTGACCTGAATACGGCAAAAGTTGAATCGGCCATGCGAATGGTTGCAGGCACTGCGAGAAGTATGGGAATCACAGTCTCCGGAACACCACCCTGGAATAAATAA